One genomic region from Polynucleobacter sp. MWH-P3-07-1 encodes:
- a CDS encoding DNA polymerase III subunit chi has protein sequence MARIDFHFNVNDKFDYACRLTRKIWSASAVGEPVRNIVMVANAADLKKLDAVLWSFSPSDFLPHCFIDDESAAETPIVMTEDFASPSLAHIPHADVLIHLGMSMPKDVAAMVERFPRVVELVTVNEAERLAGRERYKAYRDLGHELHNFDQSKPESKS, from the coding sequence ATGGCGCGCATTGATTTTCATTTCAACGTGAATGACAAGTTTGACTATGCTTGTCGCTTAACACGCAAAATTTGGAGTGCTAGTGCAGTGGGCGAGCCAGTGCGCAATATTGTGATGGTTGCGAATGCGGCTGATTTGAAAAAACTCGATGCTGTACTGTGGAGTTTTAGTCCAAGTGATTTCTTGCCACATTGCTTCATCGATGATGAATCGGCTGCCGAGACCCCGATCGTGATGACAGAAGATTTTGCTTCCCCGTCTTTAGCACACATTCCACATGCAGATGTCTTGATTCATTTAGGTATGAGCATGCCCAAGGATGTTGCAGCAATGGTTGAGCGCTTTCCTCGTGTTGTGGAATTAGTGACTGTCAATGAGGCAGAGCGGCTAGCTGGGCGAGAGCGTTACAAAGCCTACCGTGATCTAGGGCATGAGTTGCACAACTTTGATCAATCTAAACCCGAGAGCAAGTCTTAA
- the lgt gene encoding prolipoprotein diacylglyceryl transferase yields MLIHPQFDPAAIRIGSFAIHWYGLMYLMAFVQFLLLGRLRIRSPQYQALGWSYKDLEDLLFAGVLGVVLGGRLGYTLFYQPSFYLAHPFNILKLWEGGMSFHGGLLGVILAMLWFAHRHKTTFFVVSDLVAPLVPFGLAFGRLGNFINGELWGRPTDLPWAMIFPQVDMLPRHPSQIYQLFGEGLLLGIILWIFSSKPRPLGQVSGLFLLGYGVCRFLAEFAREPDAFLGLLGMGLSMGQWLSLPMIFLGFYLIVRPNTQKVG; encoded by the coding sequence ATGTTGATCCACCCCCAGTTTGACCCAGCCGCCATCCGCATTGGCTCTTTTGCAATTCATTGGTATGGCTTGATGTATCTCATGGCCTTTGTCCAATTTTTACTCTTGGGGCGTTTGCGGATTCGCTCCCCCCAATATCAAGCCTTGGGATGGTCTTACAAAGACTTAGAGGATTTACTGTTCGCTGGGGTGCTTGGTGTCGTTTTAGGTGGTCGTTTGGGCTACACCTTGTTCTATCAGCCCAGCTTTTATCTCGCACATCCTTTCAATATTCTCAAACTATGGGAAGGCGGCATGTCTTTCCACGGCGGTCTCTTGGGGGTGATTCTGGCAATGCTCTGGTTTGCCCATCGCCATAAAACCACCTTCTTTGTGGTGAGTGACTTAGTTGCGCCACTCGTTCCCTTTGGCCTGGCCTTTGGTCGACTCGGCAACTTTATTAATGGCGAACTCTGGGGTAGGCCGACAGATCTGCCGTGGGCCATGATCTTTCCTCAGGTAGATATGCTGCCGCGCCATCCTTCGCAAATTTATCAGTTGTTTGGTGAGGGACTTTTGCTAGGAATCATTCTGTGGATTTTTTCTAGTAAGCCTCGTCCACTGGGTCAAGTTTCAGGCCTGTTTTTGCTTGGATATGGAGTCTGTCGCTTCTTGGCAGAGTTCGCGCGGGAACCCGATGCCTTTTTGGGCTTGCTGGGAATGGGTTTATCGATGGGGCAGTGGCTCTCACTACCCATGATTTTTTTGGGTTTTTACCTTATAGTGAGACCAAATACCCAAAAAGTTGGCTAA
- a CDS encoding leucyl aminopeptidase — MQFSSKIFAQADLSSPKLLKAGLTTLLAQSTDCLVLGYSQAQWGALAKSGLLKELDGLLGGAIKLAKEAGDLEDKQSALCLLRADKSWPVSIKAKRVLLVSLGELATKEANTLLAYSKIARAALKALSNGPITNAIWFMPSLVVEDHQFSEQVRVTMQLAGDQAYRFGVRQPAMKFKAKDKADPFAHLKIASNNAFAKELKLAVAEGSAMVEGMNLAKDLGNLPPNICTPTYLAKTAQGLVKKTSLKVEVLGQKQLEALGMGSFLSVAKGSDTPPQFIIMRHQGGKPNEAPIVLVGKGITFDTGGISLKPGEAMDEMKYDMCGAASVIGTLYASALMKLGKNVIGVIPTCENMPSGRASRPGDIVKSMSGQTIEILNTDAEGRLILCDALTYVERFKPKAVIDVATLTGACVIALGHVHSGLFSDDQGLVDGLTKAGYASLDTVWRLPLDAAYQEQLKSNFADVANIGGRPAGSVTAACFLARFTEKYKWAHLDIAGTAWKSGAAKGSTGRPVPLLVNYLLEQ; from the coding sequence ATTCAATTTAGTAGCAAAATTTTTGCCCAAGCCGATTTATCCAGCCCCAAACTGCTCAAAGCAGGCTTAACTACCTTATTGGCTCAAAGCACCGATTGCTTGGTTTTGGGGTATTCCCAAGCGCAATGGGGCGCCTTAGCCAAAAGCGGATTGCTCAAGGAGTTGGACGGTCTACTCGGAGGCGCGATCAAGCTTGCTAAGGAGGCTGGAGATCTGGAAGATAAGCAAAGCGCTTTATGCCTCTTGCGAGCAGATAAGTCTTGGCCTGTGAGCATCAAGGCTAAGCGGGTCTTATTGGTTAGTTTGGGTGAGCTTGCTACAAAAGAAGCCAATACTTTGCTGGCCTATTCCAAGATTGCTCGAGCAGCTTTGAAGGCGCTGAGTAACGGCCCGATTACCAATGCCATTTGGTTTATGCCCAGCTTGGTTGTTGAAGATCATCAATTTAGTGAGCAGGTACGCGTGACCATGCAATTAGCAGGCGATCAAGCCTATCGTTTTGGGGTTCGTCAGCCCGCGATGAAATTTAAGGCTAAAGACAAAGCGGATCCATTTGCCCATTTGAAAATAGCGAGTAATAACGCTTTTGCAAAAGAATTGAAGTTGGCAGTGGCAGAAGGGAGTGCCATGGTCGAAGGAATGAACCTGGCAAAAGATTTAGGAAATCTGCCTCCGAATATTTGTACACCAACCTATTTGGCAAAAACTGCGCAAGGTCTAGTCAAGAAGACCTCTCTGAAAGTAGAAGTATTAGGTCAGAAACAATTAGAGGCTTTAGGAATGGGTTCTTTTCTGTCGGTTGCAAAAGGTTCTGATACGCCACCGCAGTTCATCATCATGCGCCATCAAGGTGGTAAGCCAAATGAGGCGCCAATTGTGTTGGTCGGCAAAGGGATTACCTTTGATACCGGCGGTATTTCACTCAAGCCTGGTGAGGCGATGGATGAGATGAAGTACGACATGTGTGGCGCAGCATCGGTCATCGGTACGCTCTACGCAAGCGCCTTAATGAAGCTGGGTAAGAATGTCATTGGTGTGATTCCGACTTGCGAGAATATGCCATCCGGTCGCGCCTCTAGACCCGGCGATATCGTGAAGAGTATGTCTGGACAAACGATCGAGATTTTGAATACTGATGCAGAGGGTCGCCTCATTCTGTGCGATGCTTTAACTTACGTCGAGCGCTTTAAACCCAAGGCCGTGATTGATGTTGCTACATTAACCGGAGCATGTGTGATTGCCTTAGGTCATGTGCATAGTGGACTTTTCTCAGATGATCAAGGTTTGGTGGATGGTTTAACAAAAGCAGGCTACGCCTCCTTAGATACTGTTTGGCGTTTACCTTTAGACGCAGCGTATCAAGAGCAACTGAAATCCAATTTTGCCGATGTTGCCAATATTGGCGGTAGACCCGCTGGGAGCGTCACAGCAGCCTGCTTCTTGGCGCGCTTTACCGAGAAATACAAATGGGCGCATTTGGATATTGCAGGCACTGCATGGAAGAGTGGTGCAGCAAAAGGCTCTACGGGTCGACCAGTTCCACTCTTAGTGAACTACCTCTTAGAGCAATAA
- the dctP gene encoding TRAP transporter substrate-binding protein DctP, translated as MTDSKEISQLRRQILLGAAGASLAGYNLPTWAQGASQTLKISHQFPSGTDFRDRLCKKFADEVSKRTKGALKFDVYPQSSLMKTNAQFSALRKGALDFTFYPLPYAGGEVVEANIGLMPGLVTSYEQGAKWKNAEVGKILNKVMESKGVIIVSWVWQAGGVATRSGPIIVPDDIKGVKCRGGSREFDAMLKAAGGSVMTSIPSNEVYQAMQTGSLDAAYTSSASLMSFKLAELSKNFTSAKNKSYWYMLEPLMMSKMVFDALPANQREIIMSVGADMEKFGTEQAKLDDIDASIAFAKAGNKVFELDNSVVEKWKAVAKSSAWKEFSERNETCAAMMASAAKISG; from the coding sequence ATGACAGATTCAAAAGAAATTAGTCAGTTACGCCGCCAGATTCTTTTAGGTGCTGCTGGAGCTTCTTTGGCAGGATATAACTTGCCAACTTGGGCTCAAGGTGCGTCACAGACCCTGAAAATTTCCCATCAATTTCCGAGTGGCACGGATTTCCGTGATCGTCTCTGTAAAAAGTTTGCTGATGAGGTGAGCAAGAGAACGAAGGGCGCGCTGAAGTTTGATGTGTACCCTCAATCATCTTTGATGAAAACCAATGCGCAATTTAGTGCTCTGCGTAAAGGCGCATTAGATTTCACTTTCTATCCCCTTCCTTATGCTGGTGGAGAGGTAGTCGAAGCCAATATTGGCTTAATGCCTGGTCTTGTGACCAGCTACGAGCAGGGCGCCAAATGGAAGAATGCCGAAGTCGGCAAGATTTTGAACAAGGTGATGGAGTCTAAGGGCGTCATCATCGTGAGTTGGGTCTGGCAAGCAGGTGGCGTTGCAACCCGCTCAGGCCCCATCATTGTTCCTGACGATATCAAAGGCGTGAAGTGCCGCGGCGGTAGTCGCGAGTTTGATGCGATGCTCAAGGCGGCCGGTGGCTCTGTGATGACCTCAATTCCTTCGAATGAAGTCTATCAAGCCATGCAAACCGGTTCACTGGATGCAGCCTACACCTCCTCTGCCAGTTTGATGTCATTTAAGTTAGCTGAGTTGTCCAAGAACTTTACGAGCGCCAAGAACAAGTCCTATTGGTATATGTTGGAGCCACTCATGATGTCCAAAATGGTCTTTGATGCATTACCGGCAAACCAGCGTGAAATCATCATGTCGGTTGGAGCGGATATGGAAAAGTTTGGTACTGAGCAAGCCAAGCTAGACGATATTGACGCTTCGATTGCTTTTGCAAAGGCGGGTAATAAAGTATTTGAGCTCGATAATTCGGTGGTGGAGAAATGGAAAGCCGTTGCCAAGTCTTCAGCCTGGAAAGAATTCTCTGAGCGTAATGAAACCTGTGCGGCTATGATGGCCTCTGCAGCAAAAATCAGCGGATAA
- a CDS encoding YebC/PmpR family DNA-binding transcriptional regulator encodes MAGHSKWANIQHRKGRQDEKRGKIWTKLIKEITVAAKLGGGDIATNPRLRLAIDKAKDSNMPNDNVQRAIQRGTGSLEGVNYEEIRYEGYGINGAAVIVDCMTDNRTRTVAEVRHAFTKHGGNMGTEGSVAFLFKHCGQMLFAPGVNEDQLMELALDAGAEDVITHEDGSIEVLTPVPDFSKVQDAIAKAGLKAELATIAMRPETEIALEGEQAESMQKLLDVLENLDDVQEVFTNAAF; translated from the coding sequence ATGGCCGGCCACTCAAAATGGGCCAATATTCAGCACCGCAAAGGTCGACAAGACGAAAAACGCGGCAAGATTTGGACCAAACTCATTAAAGAAATCACTGTTGCAGCCAAACTGGGTGGCGGTGATATTGCCACCAATCCCCGCTTACGCTTGGCGATTGATAAAGCCAAAGACTCCAATATGCCTAATGACAATGTGCAAAGGGCTATACAGAGAGGCACCGGCTCTTTAGAGGGCGTCAACTATGAAGAGATTCGTTACGAAGGCTACGGCATCAATGGCGCTGCAGTGATTGTGGATTGCATGACCGATAACCGCACTCGTACCGTCGCTGAAGTGCGTCACGCTTTTACCAAGCATGGTGGCAATATGGGCACAGAAGGTTCAGTGGCTTTCTTATTCAAACATTGCGGTCAAATGCTCTTCGCTCCCGGAGTGAATGAAGATCAGCTGATGGAACTTGCGCTCGATGCTGGCGCCGAAGATGTCATTACCCATGAGGATGGCTCCATCGAAGTACTTACTCCTGTGCCGGATTTTTCCAAAGTACAGGATGCGATTGCAAAGGCAGGCCTGAAGGCGGAGTTAGCCACAATTGCGATGCGTCCTGAAACTGAAATTGCCCTCGAGGGAGAGCAAGCGGAGAGCATGCAAAAACTGCTTGATGTTTTAGAGAACCTCGATGATGTTCAAGAAGTCTTTACTAACGCTGCCTTTTAA
- the lptG gene encoding LPS export ABC transporter permease LptG has product MKLLFPYIFERYLAKQIYAAFGFILFALVALFLFFDILSELGSVNAQYTLPIALLRILLKAPGRISEIIPIAALIGSIYVFAMLASQSEFTILRIAGLDIRRGLITLAKISLPLIVLTLIMSEWLGPYTEAISEQVRMKALGASYGSELKTGVWIKDRLHDEDGNGPIRPGVRYVNVGNVDKDNQAHNIRMYEFDPNYRLLSIRSAESGHFEDRGMWALENVTETRFKESKQTDPLNPVYSTQILSLPQLTLESEVTPQILGVLLISPEKMSIFSLSQFISHLRENKQDAQRHSIAFWKKVIYPFTIFVMLALALPFAYLRARAGSVGVKVFGGIMLGMSFQLFNSLFSNVGLLGSWPALLTALIPPLLYLLLAFVALRYVSRA; this is encoded by the coding sequence ATGAAACTGCTTTTTCCATACATCTTCGAGCGCTATTTGGCCAAGCAAATTTATGCTGCTTTTGGCTTTATTTTGTTTGCCCTCGTTGCCCTCTTCTTATTCTTCGATATCTTGAGCGAGCTGGGCTCTGTTAATGCGCAATACACTTTGCCAATCGCGCTATTACGGATCTTGCTTAAAGCGCCAGGACGAATTTCGGAGATCATTCCGATTGCCGCTCTGATCGGCAGTATTTATGTCTTCGCCATGTTGGCCAGCCAATCCGAGTTCACTATTTTGCGTATTGCGGGTTTAGATATCCGGCGCGGCTTAATTACCTTGGCAAAAATTTCACTACCCTTAATTGTTCTGACTCTGATCATGAGTGAGTGGCTGGGCCCTTATACGGAGGCGATATCGGAGCAAGTGCGCATGAAGGCGCTGGGAGCATCCTATGGCTCTGAACTCAAAACCGGTGTTTGGATTAAAGACCGCCTCCACGATGAGGATGGTAATGGGCCAATTCGTCCTGGGGTGCGCTATGTCAATGTCGGTAACGTTGATAAAGACAATCAAGCCCATAACATTCGGATGTATGAGTTTGATCCCAACTATCGGCTGCTATCGATTCGTAGCGCTGAGTCTGGACACTTCGAGGATCGGGGCATGTGGGCCTTAGAGAATGTCACTGAAACACGCTTTAAAGAAAGCAAGCAAACAGATCCACTCAATCCTGTTTATTCAACTCAAATTCTGAGTCTTCCTCAGCTCACTTTGGAGTCAGAAGTCACCCCCCAAATTTTGGGCGTTCTCCTGATTAGCCCAGAAAAAATGTCGATCTTTAGTCTCTCGCAATTTATTTCGCATTTGCGAGAAAACAAACAAGATGCCCAACGTCATTCAATCGCATTCTGGAAAAAAGTGATTTACCCTTTCACCATTTTTGTGATGCTCGCCCTCGCTCTTCCATTTGCCTACTTAAGAGCGCGCGCAGGAAGCGTTGGCGTAAAAGTGTTCGGCGGCATTATGCTGGGTATGAGTTTTCAGTTATTTAACTCACTCTTTTCAAATGTCGGGCTATTAGGTTCTTGGCCAGCACTCTTGACCGCCCTGATTCCCCCTTTGTTATATCTCCTGCTAGCCTTTGTTGCCCTGCGCTACGTTTCTCGGGCTTAA
- a CDS encoding malonyl-CoA decarboxylase, protein MLEKIAKARNLSRANNAVKRMISERGESNALSMADDVVNSYRKLTKDQHVAFFTFLFEKLNPDTDLVMTAAQNFAADSNARNYIRLQRVVESPRQELFRRLNRASEGTAAVVQMRRDLLQVLDKKPELTAVDFDMRHLLSSWFNPGFLKMHRVDWKSPAEVLEKLIQHEAVHAIDGWDDLRRRLQPDRRCFAFFHPQLPNEPLIFVEVALLPEVPAVITPLVDKKAETNDQVSQFKVAAFYSISNCEPGLRGVSMGNFLIKRVAEQLHAEFPGLKTFVTLSPIPGFMDWVVAGANLGQGVPEDRLKPAIKATRDQALATLKLDSQSWAERLSAGWHPDQASEKENEALMSLASIYLGLASTGRDGNPVAKFHLGNGAKLHQINWAGDLSRKGLRQSAGLMVNYLYDLSSVEDNHERFANGEVIYSRAVGKLMTA, encoded by the coding sequence ATGCTGGAAAAGATCGCCAAAGCCCGTAATTTATCCCGAGCGAATAATGCGGTGAAGCGAATGATTTCCGAACGCGGCGAATCAAATGCACTGAGTATGGCCGATGATGTGGTGAACAGTTATCGCAAGCTCACCAAAGATCAGCACGTTGCCTTTTTCACTTTCCTGTTCGAAAAACTCAATCCCGATACTGATCTGGTAATGACTGCAGCACAAAATTTTGCTGCAGACTCCAATGCCCGAAACTACATTCGTTTGCAACGCGTAGTTGAGTCTCCACGCCAAGAATTATTCCGTCGTTTAAATCGTGCGAGCGAAGGCACTGCTGCAGTTGTGCAAATGCGTCGTGACCTCTTGCAAGTGTTGGATAAGAAGCCGGAATTGACCGCAGTCGATTTTGATATGCGGCACTTGTTGTCTTCTTGGTTTAATCCTGGATTTTTGAAGATGCATCGCGTGGATTGGAAGTCTCCGGCCGAGGTGCTAGAGAAGCTCATTCAGCACGAAGCGGTTCATGCGATTGATGGCTGGGATGATTTGCGTCGCCGTTTACAGCCTGATCGTCGTTGTTTTGCATTCTTTCATCCACAGCTGCCGAACGAGCCCCTCATCTTCGTTGAGGTCGCTCTGCTCCCAGAAGTTCCTGCAGTGATTACACCCTTGGTCGATAAGAAGGCTGAGACCAATGATCAGGTATCGCAATTTAAGGTGGCTGCCTTTTATTCCATCAGTAACTGTGAGCCCGGTTTGCGTGGGGTGTCGATGGGTAACTTCTTAATCAAGCGCGTAGCCGAGCAATTGCATGCGGAGTTCCCGGGTTTAAAAACCTTCGTAACCTTGTCGCCGATTCCAGGCTTTATGGATTGGGTAGTGGCAGGCGCCAATCTTGGACAAGGCGTTCCAGAGGATCGTTTGAAGCCAGCCATTAAAGCCACACGTGATCAAGCTTTGGCAACCTTGAAGTTGGATAGCCAATCTTGGGCAGAGCGCCTGAGTGCTGGCTGGCATCCTGATCAGGCCTCCGAGAAAGAAAATGAAGCCCTGATGTCCTTGGCGAGTATCTATTTGGGTCTCGCTTCAACGGGACGTGACGGCAATCCGGTAGCCAAGTTTCACTTGGGGAATGGGGCAAAGCTGCATCAAATTAACTGGGCAGGGGATTTGTCCCGTAAGGGGCTGCGTCAATCGGCTGGCCTCATGGTCAATTACCTTTATGACCTTTCTTCCGTTGAGGACAATCATGAGCGCTTTGCCAATGGCGAGGTGATCTATAGCAGGGCTGTTGGTAAGTTAATGACGGCATAA
- a CDS encoding CysB family HTH-type transcriptional regulator, with amino-acid sequence MNLHQFRFAREAVRQNFNLTSAAKALFTSQPGVSKAIIELEDELGVEIFRRHGKRIRSLTEPGKRILQSIERILDEVETLKRVGKEFATQDQGNLVIATTHTQARYALPKVLSEFTKRFPKVRVSIQQGNPGQIAELLTQDRADIAIATEGIANTPGVLALPGYQWQHVVMVPLSHPLLNQASITLEELAKYPIITYDKAFAGRSKIDAAFAQRSLTPDILLEAIDADVIKTYVEAGMGVGIVAGLAYDPDRDRNLKVLPVGHLFGNNVTHLGVKQGAYLRSFVYTFIELFSPTLTRKIVEQAMSSESENYEI; translated from the coding sequence ATGAATCTGCACCAATTTCGTTTTGCACGAGAAGCGGTTAGACAAAATTTCAACCTCACTTCAGCGGCGAAGGCTTTATTTACCTCGCAGCCTGGGGTGTCAAAAGCCATCATTGAGCTAGAAGATGAACTTGGTGTTGAAATCTTTCGTCGCCATGGCAAAAGAATTCGCTCACTCACCGAGCCAGGCAAAAGAATCCTGCAATCGATCGAACGCATTCTCGATGAAGTAGAAACCCTGAAACGGGTCGGCAAAGAATTCGCCACTCAAGATCAAGGCAATCTCGTCATTGCGACTACCCATACGCAAGCGCGATATGCCCTACCCAAAGTCTTAAGCGAATTTACAAAACGTTTCCCGAAAGTGCGTGTGAGCATTCAGCAGGGTAACCCTGGGCAGATCGCTGAACTATTAACCCAGGACCGCGCAGATATTGCCATTGCTACCGAAGGCATTGCCAACACACCAGGCGTTCTCGCCCTACCCGGTTACCAATGGCAACACGTAGTCATGGTGCCACTCAGTCACCCCCTGTTGAATCAAGCCAGCATCACTCTCGAAGAACTCGCTAAGTACCCCATCATTACTTATGACAAAGCCTTTGCGGGCCGAAGCAAGATTGATGCTGCTTTTGCACAAAGAAGCTTAACCCCCGATATCTTGCTCGAAGCCATTGATGCCGACGTGATTAAAACTTATGTTGAGGCTGGCATGGGAGTAGGCATTGTTGCTGGGCTTGCTTACGATCCCGATAGAGATCGTAATCTCAAGGTACTTCCTGTTGGACATCTTTTTGGTAACAACGTCACCCACCTTGGCGTTAAGCAAGGCGCTTACCTGCGATCTTTCGTCTACACCTTCATTGAACTCTTCTCGCCAACCCTCACCCGCAAGATTGTGGAGCAGGCGATGTCGAGTGAGTCTGAGAACTACGAGATTTAA
- the purD gene encoding phosphoribosylamine--glycine ligase, whose product MKILLIGSGGREHALAWKLAQSPQVQTVFVAPGNGGTATAKQTTAGIENLPISGLQELADFAKREQIGLTVVGPEAPLAAGVVDVFRQNGLRIFGPTQLAAQLESSKDFSKAFMKRHGIPTADYQTFSSALEAHAYIDAKGAPIVIKADGLAAGKGVVVAMDLAEAHAAVDMMLADNKLGNAGARVVIEEFLTGEEASFIVLVDGKNVLALATSQDHKRLLDGDQGPNTGGMGAYSPAPVVTPEIHARALREVIMPTVKGMQADGIPYTGFLYAGLMITPDGKIKTLEFNCRMGDPETQPIMARLRSDLVHTLNQAVDGKLNEVELEWDRRTALGVVLAAHNYPDTPRNGDVIKGIPEDSDDQVTFHAGTKLQDGKLVTSGGRVLCVVGLADTVRGAQQKAYAAIDQIHFDGMQYRKDIGYRAIK is encoded by the coding sequence ATGAAAATTTTGCTTATTGGATCTGGTGGACGCGAACATGCGCTAGCTTGGAAACTCGCCCAATCCCCACAAGTGCAAACCGTCTTTGTGGCTCCAGGTAATGGTGGCACTGCAACAGCCAAACAAACTACTGCCGGAATTGAGAACCTACCGATCTCAGGTTTGCAGGAACTGGCGGATTTTGCTAAGCGCGAACAGATTGGTTTAACGGTTGTTGGTCCAGAAGCCCCTTTAGCAGCTGGAGTGGTTGATGTCTTTAGACAGAATGGTTTACGCATCTTTGGGCCAACTCAACTGGCCGCTCAACTAGAGTCCTCTAAAGATTTCTCGAAGGCGTTTATGAAACGCCACGGCATTCCGACTGCAGATTATCAAACCTTCAGTAGCGCACTAGAAGCGCATGCCTATATTGATGCCAAGGGGGCACCCATTGTCATCAAGGCTGATGGTCTGGCCGCTGGTAAGGGTGTGGTCGTTGCCATGGACCTTGCTGAAGCACATGCTGCAGTAGACATGATGCTCGCCGATAACAAACTCGGTAATGCTGGTGCCCGCGTTGTGATTGAGGAATTTCTGACTGGCGAAGAAGCCAGCTTCATTGTGTTGGTTGACGGTAAGAATGTGTTGGCATTGGCTACTAGCCAAGATCACAAGCGCTTATTGGATGGGGATCAAGGACCGAACACTGGCGGTATGGGTGCTTACTCTCCCGCCCCAGTTGTTACCCCAGAAATCCATGCGCGGGCTTTGCGTGAAGTCATCATGCCTACCGTCAAAGGAATGCAAGCCGACGGAATTCCCTACACTGGATTTCTATACGCAGGCCTCATGATTACGCCCGATGGCAAGATCAAGACTCTAGAATTCAATTGCCGCATGGGTGACCCTGAAACCCAACCCATTATGGCGCGTTTACGCAGTGATCTGGTGCACACCTTAAATCAAGCGGTAGATGGCAAACTCAATGAAGTAGAGCTCGAGTGGGATCGTCGTACTGCATTAGGTGTTGTCCTCGCCGCCCATAACTACCCCGATACTCCCCGCAATGGGGATGTCATCAAAGGTATCCCAGAGGATAGTGATGATCAGGTGACTTTTCATGCGGGCACTAAATTACAGGATGGCAAATTAGTCACCTCAGGCGGCCGCGTTCTTTGTGTTGTTGGACTCGCCGATACGGTGCGTGGCGCTCAGCAAAAAGCCTATGCAGCAATCGATCAGATTCATTTTGATGGCATGCAATATCGCAAAGATATTGGCTATCGTGCAATCAAATAA
- the lptF gene encoding LPS export ABC transporter permease LptF translates to MIFKQALRRELSFTTGAVFLVLVTIMITTLVIRVLGMAANGNVNPEDVLVLITLATLSYLAVLLTVSLFVAVLIVLVRWYKDSEMIVWFASGLSITNLIKPILKFATPLLIIIALLALFVWPWANRETTLISQRFQQRDDVSMIAAGQFKESARAQRVFFIEELDLKKSEVKNVFVADNKNGRLSVAVAATGYIQNSGGGEKSIILNNGRRYEGTPTQPDFRILEFDEYSTKIRSKEALAPAPRDREKSVLELITDQDPNSKNANRAELLWRIGLPLMALGLVLIAIPLAYVNPRLGSYTAMFYAVLIYLIYSNLLNLTQNFVSSGKINVFIGVWPIHLLALIIATALIRNRINPSLKWWQRQLPASMVKS, encoded by the coding sequence ATGATATTCAAACAAGCCCTTCGCCGCGAGCTCAGTTTTACAACTGGTGCGGTCTTCTTGGTGCTCGTGACGATCATGATCACCACTCTCGTGATTCGGGTTCTGGGGATGGCGGCCAATGGCAATGTCAATCCAGAAGACGTCTTGGTTCTCATTACGCTTGCGACCCTGAGCTACCTAGCCGTCTTACTGACCGTGTCTTTGTTTGTGGCAGTGCTGATTGTCTTGGTACGTTGGTATAAAGATTCAGAGATGATTGTGTGGTTCGCGAGCGGCCTTAGCATCACCAATCTGATTAAGCCCATTCTGAAATTTGCCACCCCCCTACTCATCATCATTGCCCTATTGGCACTCTTTGTTTGGCCTTGGGCCAATCGTGAGACCACCCTGATTAGCCAGCGTTTTCAGCAACGAGATGATGTTTCGATGATCGCCGCTGGGCAGTTTAAAGAATCCGCCAGAGCCCAACGAGTCTTCTTTATAGAAGAATTAGATCTCAAGAAGAGTGAAGTCAAGAACGTCTTTGTTGCTGATAACAAAAATGGTCGCTTGAGTGTGGCTGTTGCGGCAACTGGCTATATTCAGAACTCTGGGGGTGGTGAAAAATCCATCATCCTGAATAACGGTAGGCGCTACGAAGGAACTCCGACTCAGCCTGATTTTCGGATTCTGGAGTTTGATGAATACAGCACGAAGATTCGCAGCAAAGAAGCACTTGCACCCGCGCCCCGCGATCGAGAAAAAAGTGTTCTTGAGCTCATTACCGATCAAGATCCCAACAGCAAGAATGCCAATCGAGCTGAACTCTTATGGCGCATTGGCTTACCACTGATGGCTTTAGGCCTTGTACTGATTGCAATTCCACTGGCCTATGTCAATCCGCGGCTTGGTAGTTACACAGCGATGTTCTACGCAGTGCTCATCTATCTGATCTACAGCAACCTATTGAACCTGACGCAAAACTTTGTTTCCTCAGGCAAGATCAATGTGTTCATTGGAGTGTGGCCGATTCATCTTTTGGCCCTGATCATCGCCACTGCATTGATTCGCAATCGTATCAACCCTTCCCTCAAATGGTGGCAACGTCAATTACCAGCCAGCATGGTTAAGTCATGA